The nucleotide window CAGTTGTGCCCAGTGTGAGTGCATACACTGCCCCAGTGGGCACTGATCTCTGTCCCTTCCCCCAGGGATCAGCTGGGATGGCTTCCAGGGTGTCCGAGTGATCGCAGTGCCCGGGAGCCCAGCATATGCCAGGAACCATGGGGTCTACCTCACCAATGAGCAGGTTGGGGCAGCTCCCCCTTCAAGAGGCACGCCTTGAAGGCGCAGGGATTCCCATTCCTTGGATCCCTTGGATGCTGAggtcacagcactgctgtggctGCTTGGCTTGGGGTTCCCTGAAGAGCTCACTGGGGTGGTTTTGCTCCTAGGGGCTGGTGCATGACATCATCTACAAAGGCACTGAGGCCCAGATCCAGCAGTGTGCAGGGCCAGATGGCACCGTCCCACTGGTATGGCACGACTCATGTCTTGGTgaccctgccagccccatcccttgtgtcaccacagctgcagcctcagccctgaTGTGCCTGGCAGGTCTGTGGGATTGTTTTCTTCTCCTCGgatgctgctgagcagctcctggccaccCACGTCATCCCTCCTCTGGACGCCTGCACCTACATGGGGCTGGACTCAGGGGCACCACCCATCCAGGTGACAGTCTCTCTTTGGAGGATGGGACCCTTTGCCACACAGGTGTCACTGCTGGGAACCTCTGTAGGGTCTGTTTGCCCTCACATGGCCAGATTTGGGAGGGAGCACCCAGTAGCAGGGTGGGGTTCAGGATGGCTGGACCCAACAAGTCCCTTctctccccagctctccctctTCTTCGACATTGTGCTGTGCATGGCAGGGGGCATGACAGAGGAAGGTTTTGTCAAGGGTGGCGGTGATGCCAGTGTGAGGAGCGCCCGCTCTGTGCTGTGGACAGCTCTCCGTGGCTTCCCTCTTAGCATGGGTGAGTGCTTCCTTCCCACTTCTTGTggagtgtccctgcccagttacaactgggtgatctttaagatcccttccaaccccaaccattctatgattctgtgctGCAGTGAGTGCATGTGATGTGACCTATTCCTGGGCCCTCTTCCCTGCATGGGTGGAGATGGGGTGGTCAGGGCCTGATGGCCATCTGTGTCACCCCACAGCTGCGGGTCCCCAGGTCTCCACTCCTGCCCCTTCAGCCGGGGATGTTCAGCCTGGCTCACATGAGTGCCAGACACacccactttttttttgtccatgTGCTGAAAGCTCTCCTGTCCCCCCCAGCCTGCATTCCCAATGCATCCTACGACTACATGACCTCCTCTGCGAGTGACCACATCCGCAGCCTGACCCTCCTGCCTAACTCTGCCAGCCACCTCCACTTCTGCAAGACAGCCCATTCCCACGTGGATGTATGTCCTTCCATCCCCAGCCTTGCTAGTGCGCATTTTttgggggctgctctgggctgtgtgcccaGCCCCTGGTCCCATGtctctgtgcccttggcagcAGCCCTGTCTCCTGGAGGATGGCTCTTCGGTCACCAACTGCCTGCTGGAAGGAGCTGTGCATCTGGCAGCTGGCAGTGTCATCCAGCACTGTCACCTCAAGGTACCTGACTAGGATGGGGGTGATGCATAGCTCCCAGTGCACTGAATGGGCAGCAGGGTGACATGTTGCTGCCTAGGATGGAGGAACCACAGCTGTGAGATTTGGGGTGCCCTTCCTCTTTGGGGCTGCCTTTTGGCTGGTGCTGGGCACCTTGGTGGCTGTCACCCTCTGCAAACAAGGGGATGAGGCTGTCACTTCTGGCCTGTCCTGAGCTGGGAATCAGGGCAGACCCTCTCTTTTGGGGGCTCTATTACGGCTGTGAGCCCTGGAGGCTATTGCCTGGCCTGAATTTCTGTAGTCTGTGTTTCTGCAGCCTTGTGACAAAATTACATCCTGTCACCTGGATTGTGCTGGCACCAGCTTGTCTCTCAGGATGGTTGTCCCATTCTAAGTTCAGGATTTGGCTCTGATTTGGGGACCAGCCATGCCACTGTTGCTTCTTCCTCAGGGTCCCCTGGTGATTGGTCCCGGCTGTCTCCTCTCTGGTCTCGACGTGggctcctcagcagccctgtggggctgtcccCTGCGTGATGTTGTCCTGCAGGGCCACCACGTCCGGCTGCGTGACCTGCCCTGCCGCGTGTTCACTCTCACCGGCCGCCTTGACGACTGGCAGGTAAGGGGGCAGTGAAGTGGCACGAGGCTCCCAGCAAAGTCAAAGTGTGACcagtccctctgtgtccctgcagagccctgtggaAAAAGCCACCTACCTGAACATGCCCTGGGCTGAGTTTTTCCAACGGACGGGTGTGCGGTAGGTGCCATGTGTCAGAGCTCCTGAGGTGTCATGACCACCCCAACCCATCcacattccagctcctctcatgTAAGGTGTCCTcaagccccagggctgtgctgatggTTTCTCCCTCCATCAGGGAAGGGGACCTTTGGGATGCCGAGACACCGCGGAGGAGCCGTTGCCTGCTCAGTGCccggctcttcccggtgctgcACGCCCGCGAGGCGCTGGGGCTGGAGgatgtgctgtggctgctgggcctggccaCGGTGCCCAGTGAGCAGCTGGTACGCTGGAGAACAGCCTGGCGCAtgtcctggcaggagctgctgccctgcctggacACAGAAGCTGAGCTGGGTGCCCGCCAGGCCCTGTTCTtcctgcagggccagcacaAGGTGCGGCGGGTGCTGCTGGGGCGCCAGGACAGCAGCCTCCTGCCGCTTGCCCGCAGTGCCGTCCATGAGGGCTACCACAAGGCCATGCTAGACACGCTGGATGAAGGTGAGCTGGACTCACAAGCTGCATCTCTCATTATCAGGACTGTTCAGTGCTCCCCACTGCCTTCAATGATCCCCCCCTATTGCAGGGGTGTACCTGCAGGGCATCCAACAAGCCTGGGTGGGTGCAAGCCATTCAAGTCCTGCTCCCCTGGGGATAGCTTATGGCAGAAGCTGGTTGGGGTGCAGTGCAGCCTGACTGTGCTTTGCAAcctccttttattttattttctagttGCCTCCACGGCCAGCGATGCTGGTATTGCAGCATGGGCACTTGCCTGTATTGCTGAGGTCCTGGGCTGCATGGCACAAGGGGAAGGGGGCTTGCGGAGTGGTCCTGCTGCCAACAGGGAGTGGGCCTCAGCTTTTGGGCGCCTGGAGAGTGGGGACATCGCTGGTGGTGTCCAGGAGCTGGCTGCTGAGCGGCAGAAGTGGATGAGCCGgtgaggctggggctggcaaGAGGCAGCcgccccattcccattccaggCATTGGTGCTGTCATGGAGATGTGGCAGTGAGCTCAGCATCTCTCTTATCCCAGGCCGGCTCTGCTGGTGAGAGCAGCTCGGCATTACGAGGGGGCTGAGCAGATCCTCATCCGGCAGGCAGTGATGTCCTCATGCCAGTTCATCACAGTGGAACAGGTGGAGCTGCCACCCTTGGGGCACTGGGTGCAGGCGGTGTGTCCCGCCCGCCTGGATCTCTCCGGTGAGCACATTCCCTGAGTCAGATGATCCTTGTGTCACCCCTGTGGTGCTGGAGGATCAGGAGTAAGGGTGCCCCAGGAGGCTGATGGTGAGTGTTGGCAGGTGGCTGGAGTGACACACCCCCCATCACCTACGAGCACGGGGGGGCCGTGGTGGACGTGGCAGTGCTGGTGGATGGGTGCCGGCCCGTTGGCGCGCGGGTGCGGCGCATtgcccagccagagctgcaccTGCTCAGCCTCAGCGGGACACCGCAGGGCGAGGTGGTGGCAGAGCTGGTGTGCCGAGAGCTGGAGCACTTACAGGATTACTGCCAGCCACATGCACCAGGTGAGGGGTCACCCACCAGCCTGGCTCTGTACCTGCAATGTCCCGTTGGTGCCAGGATGGCCCTTTTTGAGGCCAGTGGGATGAGGGAGCAGGTAGCACAGCAGGCATCAGCTTtacttcttttttgttttcaggaGCCCTGCTCAAAGCTGCCTTTATCTGCACCCAGGTTGTGCAGTTCCCCTCACAGAGACCTTTGCGGGCCCAGCTGatggagaattttgggggtggCTTTGAGGTGCACACCTGGTCCAAGCTTCCCCACGGGTCTGGCCTCGGTAGGTttgcagggaaggggctgggtaGTCCCTCACTGTTGGCTGGGAGTGTCTCCTGCTGCTAGTACCAGGATGGGGCATCCCCCTTGCTGCCCCCCCAGCAATACAACAGTGCCTCACTGCCCTGGCCTTACCTGTGCCCCCTGCAGGCACCAGCAGCATCCTGGCAGGAGCAGTGATGGCATCCCTGTACcgggcagcagggaaggctgccAGCACTGAGTCCCTCATCCATGCTGTGctgcacctggagcagaggctcaCAACAGGTAGGGCCTGGGGGAGCAGCTGACCCATAAGGTGGGGGTCCCAGCAGTGACTGACAaccctctgccctgcagggggTGGCTGGCAGGACCAGGTTGGTGGGCTCATTCCTGGCATCAAAATCGGGAGGTCGAAGGCCCAGCTGCCACTCAGAGTGGAAGTGGAGCAGATCTCAGTCCCTGATGGTTTTACCCAGACTCTGAATGATCACCTGCTGCTGGTGTACACGGGGAAGACTCGCCTGGCCCGCAACCTGCTCCAGGTAATGCCTGGGTGCCTCTGGGTGTCACAGGCTGGCCTCTGCTCCCCCTGTAGCCTTTGGTGGCATCCCCTTCACTTGTGCAGAGCTTTGGCACCCCAGAGGGAGCTGGCACCCAAAAGCCATGGGTGCAGCACTACCTCCCCAGGTGCTGCCAGAGCCAGgaggacagtgacagggacattTGGCCTCTTGCAGGATGTGGTGAGGAACTGGTATGCCAGGCTGCCTTCCATCGTGCAAAATGCTGACGCGCTGGTGAGCAATGCTGAGGAGTGTGCCCAGGCCTTGAGGCAAGGTGTGAGCCCCCTTCCCTAGGCCAGGTTGGCCCTTTTAACAGCTGAAGAAACACAAACTGTCCCAGGGAGAGGCTGTGCAGTCTCAGAGGGGAAGAAGGCTGGGGGGGTGCAGGCTCTTGCAGCTGCAGAAGTTTCAAATCCTCCCCCGAGCCCACCCTCACCAGGCAATACCCCAAAATTCAGGGTTGAACAGAGATTTTGAGGAAGAGGGGGTTAGACATGCTGAATTTGATTGATTAGCAGTGCACCATtggtgacagggctgggggccATGCCTGGTCAGTGTAGCAGGTTTacttggctgctgcagagaggaagCTGGAGCATTAAAGCAGGCAAATCCTCCCCCTGTGGAGGATTAAAAATAGCAACGTGACAGAGCTGGGGTTGCCTGCTtggccagcagagctgggaggaactggaaaagagaaggcagaATTTAGCTTGAGCTGAGCATGTTTCTGCCCTTTGGGTGAGAAACAGAGACAAGTAATTTGCAATATTCCCTCCTCTGCAGGTGACCTGATGCTCCTTGGCAAGTGCCTGGACTGCTACTGGCAGCAGAAGAAGCGCATGGCCCCGGGCTGCGAGCCGCTGGCCGTGGGGCGCATGATGGATGCGCTCCGGCCCCACGCCCACGGGCAGTGCTTGGCTGGGGCTGGTGGTGGAGGCTTCCTTTACATCTTAACCAAAGCCCCCCGGCAGAAAGAAGCTTTGCACCAGCTCCTGGCAAACACTGAGGTGAGCCCCCCACTGGTGCAGGCAGCTTGCAGCAGCCTCATATAGAGCATGAGGAGcatctttccccaccacacATGGGATGTGATTGCTCGTTGTTCCAATGCCCTCCCTGGGACCTTGCAGGTGAGAAGGGGTCctttgctgcctcctgccccaaCCTGTGACTCTCTTTTTCTAGGGACTGGGCAACTTCAGCATCCACAGCATTGAAGTGGACACGGGTGGTTTCTCTGTGGAGGTCGTGGGATGTGATACGAAGGATGGTGCTCAacctggaggggacagggctgtgtgaaggccttcagccctggcccaTTCCTGGCAGATACCCAGAACAAGTGCAGGGAAATTCCCACTGCTTTAGGGGAAGCTTCttcaggcagctccagcaggtgCCTTAGGTCTCCATATGTCCTTTTTGTGCTGCTACTTGCCCCAAAAGCCAGAGCCTGGAGAAGTTGTGACAAGTTGTGCAGGCAGGCAAAACTACCCCTGCTGGGTGGCCTTGCTGGAAGGACAGTTTGCTGGGGTCTCCAGCCTGATTTTGGTGGTTCACTCCAGTTTTTATAGTTCTCCAAAGAGAACAAGCTAGCATTTGTGATTCTGCATCTAGCAGGAACCTTCCCACTCTTCAGCAGCAGGGACCCAAACTGACAGTTCAGCATGCAATGCTCCTACACCAGGGATGCAGCTGGATGTGGAATCAAGACCCTCTCCTGTCCTGAGGCACTGTTTCAGCAGTGAAATAGTGACTACTGAAAGCAAGTTACTAGTCCATGCAGTCTGAATAAAAAAGCTTATTCTCAGCATGTGTTTGTGCCCCTCTGTCCCTagcagggctgctctctctTCACAGGATAGCAAAGGCCCAGCATTGCATGGGAGAAGCTTTTCCAGGGGTGGGAATGGCAGAACCTGCATGCAAGGGCTGGTCTTCCCCTTCCCTGGCCCTGGCTGAGGGAAGAccaggggacagcagccacagaagGCAGCCAGGCAAGACAAGGAAGATCCTCTGGATGCCCTGGCACAAAGTAGAAGAGAAgaactggagcagagcagagctcttgTCCCAcatctctccagctccctccaggCCCACAGCTGAACACACCACTGGAGACTGCAACTCAACCAAGCGAGGTTTATTTACAGAGTAGCTGtacagagccagcagggacacagccccactTCCTTCAGAGGCTTTCTAGTGATTTTCCAAGCACCTTCCCAAGGAAATAACTCCTTTTCCCTGCCACAGAATAGTTCCCATCACCACCAGGAGAGAGCCAGGGCTCAGCATTTGTGACTCCAGTAGCTGACCCTTAAACTGCGGGCACAGAGGGaacacagctgcagcagcagaccCGTATTTGAGCCCCACTAGACCCCAGCTGTCCTGGCCTGTGGcctcctgcagggcaggagagcacagggagTCAGGAGCAGGCACTGGCCTGTGTTCTCAGAAATAGCATCATCCTGCTCTCAGCATGAGAGATTCCTCTGGTGCCTTGTTTCTGCTCCCACAGAAGGGTGGCAGGTCTTCTCGCCGAGCCCAGGAAAGCCCTTTGCTCCAAGGAACGTGAGCAGAAGGGCAGACATCATCCCATCCCCACACCATCAAACAGCCAGCCCCAGGACAGGAGGTGGGCAGGCTCCAGGACTGCAGCCTTCCTGCCCTTAGCTCCAGCATGGTGCTGATCCAAGCACGGAGCAGCTACAGGCGCAGCCGCTTGATATCCTCGCTGCGGAAGTCGATGCGGAGAGCCAGCACCTGCCGCACCTCGGCCGGGGTCAGGCGCCACGTGAGCGGACCCGAGTTTGGACCCCAGTAATCCAGAATCTCTGTCACCTGGGAAAACAGGGGAGCTGTAGGAGATGGCTCAGCACTGACTGTCCTCACAGGTAAGTTTGAACTCAAGCACCATCAGACACAGGGAAACTTCTCCAGGTTCTCCACACCCTGTAGGTGTGATGATATCTGGATGAACTGAGTAAAGCCACGTGCAGTGCAGTGGTGTTCCCACAGTCCCCCAGTAGAAGCAGACCAAGTGCAGCTCACCCTTTCCAGGTTGAGGATGGTGGCCATTTGGGAAAGACGGGCAAACTTGTCACGGATAGTCCACGTGGTGACTGTGGTGAGATAGGCTATGAGGGACCTCAGCTCCTTGTCAAACTGCAGACCACcgagctgtgggcacagagagAGATCTGCTAACTCTCCAGGGAGACCATGGGGTATTGCCAAGACACCAATTAAAATCACAGGGAGGCAGGGGGAGGTCTCTGAGCAGGCAGGTCCCAGTTAAACCATTTATTGCAGGTTTAAGGTGGGTCTAAACATAAACCACTTAAAACCCAGTCCCCTCATTGGTGCCAGCTCTTTTCAGTCCCATCACCAAACCCACTTTGTCCCTATGGGTGCTGATGTAGAGGTGTCCCTGAGCTGGTCACTGGTGGTTGGAGAGTTTCTTATAGGGTAATATTTGAGGGTAGAGGGTAATATTTGCATCTGCTCTCCCCCATCCTTTAATGAGGGTTTGCAGTCAAGACAGACTACATGGTAGAGGAGTGTTTTGCTTACCCTGCTG belongs to Agelaius phoeniceus isolate bAgePho1 chromosome 12, bAgePho1.hap1, whole genome shotgun sequence and includes:
- the FCSK gene encoding L-fucose kinase isoform X3, which codes for MAAEWSAVLLTCRRGHGGVSALQRELEVRRLRGGFGPRPPALLLAVEDPWARLGSGGATLNALLVAAEHLSARAGCTVVTADVLRDARILILHMGRDFSFDDCGRAFTCLPAEEPGAQAEALVCNLDSLLGTMTHRLCVGSPPGVWVCSTDMLLTVPSTPGISWDGFQGVRVIAVPGSPAYARNHGVYLTNEQGLVHDIIYKGTEAQIQQCAGPDGTVPLVCGIVFFSSDAAEQLLATHVIPPLDACTYMGLDSGAPPIQLSLFFDIVLCMAGGMTEEGFVKGGGDASVRSARSVLWTALRGFPLSMACIPNASYDYMTSSASDHIRSLTLLPNSASHLHFCKTAHSHVDQPCLLEDGSSVTNCLLEGAVHLAAGSVIQHCHLKGPLVIGPGCLLSGLDVGSSAALWGCPLRDVVLQGHHVRLRDLPCRVFTLTGRLDDWQSPVEKATYLNMPWAEFFQRTGVREGDLWDAETPRRSRCLLSARLFPVLHAREALGLEDVLWLLGLATVPSEQLVRWRTAWRMSWQELLPCLDTEAELGARQALFFLQGQHKVRRVLLGRQDSSLLPLARSAVHEGYHKAMLDTLDEVASTASDAGIAAWALACIAEVLGCMAQGEGGLRSGPAANREWASAFGRLESGDIAGGVQELAAERQKWMSRPALLVRAARHYEGAEQILIRQAVMSSCQFITVEQVELPPLGHWVQAVCPARLDLSGGWSDTPPITYEHGGAVVDVAVLVDGCRPVGARVRRIAQPELHLLSLSGTPQGEVVAELVCRELEHLQDYCQPHAPGALLKAAFICTQVVQFPSQRPLRAQLMENFGGGFEVHTWSKLPHGSGLGTSSILAGAVMASLYRAAGKAASTESLIHAVLHLEQRLTTGGGWQDQVGGLIPGIKIGRSKAQLPLRVEVEQISVPDGFTQTLNDHLLLVYTGKTRLARNLLQDVVRNWYARLPSIVQNADALVSNAEECAQALRQGVT
- the FCSK gene encoding L-fucose kinase isoform X2, with translation MAAEWSAVLLTCRRGHGGVSALQRELEVRRLRGGFGPRPPALLLAVEDPWARLGSGGATLNALLVAAEHLSARAGCTVVTADVLRDARILILHMGRDFSFDDCGRAFTCLPAEEPGAQAEALVCNLDSLLGTMTHRLCVGSPPGVWVCSTDMLLTVPSTPGISWDGFQGVRVIAVPGSPAYARNHGVYLTNEQGLVHDIIYKGTEAQIQQCAGPDGTVPLVCGIVFFSSDAAEQLLATHVIPPLDACTYMGLDSGAPPIQLSLFFDIVLCMAGGMTEEGFVKGGGDASVRSARSVLWTALRGFPLSMACIPNASYDYMTSSASDHIRSLTLLPNSASHLHFCKTAHSHVDPCLLEDGSSVTNCLLEGAVHLAAGSVIQHCHLKGPLVIGPGCLLSGLDVGSSAALWGCPLRDVVLQGHHVRLRDLPCRVFTLTGRLDDWQSPVEKATYLNMPWAEFFQRTGVREGDLWDAETPRRSRCLLSARLFPVLHAREALGLEDVLWLLGLATVPSEQLVRWRTAWRMSWQELLPCLDTEAELGARQALFFLQGQHKVRRVLLGRQDSSLLPLARSAVHEGYHKAMLDTLDEVASTASDAGIAAWALACIAEVLGCMAQGEGGLRSGPAANREWASAFGRLESGDIAGGVQELAAERQKWMSRPALLVRAARHYEGAEQILIRQAVMSSCQFITVEQVELPPLGHWVQAVCPARLDLSGGWSDTPPITYEHGGAVVDVAVLVDGCRPVGARVRRIAQPELHLLSLSGTPQGEVVAELVCRELEHLQDYCQPHAPGALLKAAFICTQVVQFPSQRPLRAQLMENFGGGFEVHTWSKLPHGSGLGTSSILAGAVMASLYRAAGKAASTESLIHAVLHLEQRLTTGGGWQDQVGGLIPGIKIGRSKAQLPLRVEVEQISVPDGFTQTLNDHLLLVYTGKTRLARNLLQDVVRNWYARLPSIVQNADALVSNAEECAQALRQGDLMLLGKCLDCYWQQKKRMAPGCEPLAVGRMMDALRPHAHGQCLAGAGGGGFLYILTKAPRQKEALHQLLANTEGLGNFSIHSIEVDTGGFSVEVVGCDTKDGAQPGGDRAV
- the FCSK gene encoding L-fucose kinase isoform X1; its protein translation is MAAEWSAVLLTCRRGHGGVSALQRELEVRRLRGGFGPRPPALLLAVEDPWARLGSGGATLNALLVAAEHLSARAGCTVVTADVLRDARILILHMGRDFSFDDCGRAFTCLPAEEPGAQAEALVCNLDSLLGTMTHRLCVGSPPGVWVCSTDMLLTVPSTPGISWDGFQGVRVIAVPGSPAYARNHGVYLTNEQGLVHDIIYKGTEAQIQQCAGPDGTVPLVCGIVFFSSDAAEQLLATHVIPPLDACTYMGLDSGAPPIQLSLFFDIVLCMAGGMTEEGFVKGGGDASVRSARSVLWTALRGFPLSMACIPNASYDYMTSSASDHIRSLTLLPNSASHLHFCKTAHSHVDQPCLLEDGSSVTNCLLEGAVHLAAGSVIQHCHLKGPLVIGPGCLLSGLDVGSSAALWGCPLRDVVLQGHHVRLRDLPCRVFTLTGRLDDWQSPVEKATYLNMPWAEFFQRTGVREGDLWDAETPRRSRCLLSARLFPVLHAREALGLEDVLWLLGLATVPSEQLVRWRTAWRMSWQELLPCLDTEAELGARQALFFLQGQHKVRRVLLGRQDSSLLPLARSAVHEGYHKAMLDTLDEVASTASDAGIAAWALACIAEVLGCMAQGEGGLRSGPAANREWASAFGRLESGDIAGGVQELAAERQKWMSRPALLVRAARHYEGAEQILIRQAVMSSCQFITVEQVELPPLGHWVQAVCPARLDLSGGWSDTPPITYEHGGAVVDVAVLVDGCRPVGARVRRIAQPELHLLSLSGTPQGEVVAELVCRELEHLQDYCQPHAPGALLKAAFICTQVVQFPSQRPLRAQLMENFGGGFEVHTWSKLPHGSGLGTSSILAGAVMASLYRAAGKAASTESLIHAVLHLEQRLTTGGGWQDQVGGLIPGIKIGRSKAQLPLRVEVEQISVPDGFTQTLNDHLLLVYTGKTRLARNLLQDVVRNWYARLPSIVQNADALVSNAEECAQALRQGDLMLLGKCLDCYWQQKKRMAPGCEPLAVGRMMDALRPHAHGQCLAGAGGGGFLYILTKAPRQKEALHQLLANTEGLGNFSIHSIEVDTGGFSVEVVGCDTKDGAQPGGDRAV
- the FCSK gene encoding L-fucose kinase isoform X4, whose amino-acid sequence is MAAEWSAVLLTCRRGHGGVSALQRELEVRRLRGGFGPRPPALLLAVEDPWARLGSGGATLNALLVAAEHLSARAGCTVVTADVLRDARILILHMGRDFSFDDCGRAFTCLPAEEPGAQAEALVCNLDSLLGTMTHRLCVGSPPGVWVCSTDMLLTVPSTPGISWDGFQGVRVIAVPGSPAYARNHGVYLTNEQGLVHDIIYKGTEAQIQQCAGPDGTVPLVCGIVFFSSDAAEQLLATHVIPPLDACTYMGLDSGAPPIQLSLFFDIVLCMAGGMTEEGFVKGGGDASVRSARSVLWTALRGFPLSMACIPNASYDYMTSSASDHIRSLTLLPNSASHLHFCKTAHSHVDQPCLLEDGSSVTNCLLEGAVHLAAGSVIQHCHLKGPLVIGPGCLLSGLDVGSSAALWGCPLRDVVLQGHHVRLRDLPCRVFTLTGRLDDWQSPVEKATYLNMPWAEFFQRTGVREGDLWDAETPRRSRCLLSARLFPVLHAREALGLEDVLWLLGLATVPSEQLVRWRTAWRMSWQELLPCLDTEAELGARQALFFLQGQHKVRRVLLGRQDSSLLPLARSAVHEGYHKAMLDTLDEVASTASDAGIAAWALACIAEVLGCMAQGEGGLRSGPAANREWASAFGRLESGDIAGGVQELAAERQKWMSRPALLVRAARHYEGAEQILIRQAVMSSCQFITVEQVELPPLGHWVQAVCPARLDLSGGWSDTPPITYEHGGAVVDVAVLVDGCRPVGARVRRIAQPELHLLSLSGTPQGEVVAELVCRELEHLQDYCQPHAPGALLKAAFICTQVVQFPSQRPLRAQLMENFGGGFEVHTWSKLPHGSGLGTSSILAGAVMASLYRAAGKAASTESLIHAVLHLEQRLTTGGGWQDQVGGLIPGIKIGRSKAQLPLRVEVEQISVPDGFTQTLNDHLLLVYTGKTRLARNLLQDVVRNWYARLPSIVQNADALVT